AACAATCCACATTCAAGAATTATCTTGTGTGGCACGTGATACAAAATTAGGCTCTGAAGAAATCACAGCGGATATTCCAAACGTAGGTGAATCTGCATTAAGTAAATTGGATGAATCAGGTATCGTTTATGTGGGTGCTGAAGTGAAAGGTGGTGACATCTTAGTCGGTAAAGTAACCCCTAAAGGCGAAACGCAATTAACACCAGAAGAAAAATTGTTACGTGCAATCTTTGGTGAAAAAGCATCTGATGTGAAAGACTCTTCATTACGTGTACCAAATAGCGTAAGCGGTACTGTAATTGACGTTCAAGTCTTCACCCGTGATGGCGTAGAAAAAGACAAACGTGCATTAGAAATTGAAGAAATGCAGTTAAAACAAGCTAAGAAAGACCTTTCTGATGAATTAGAAATCTTAGAAGCTGGCTTGTTTGCTCGTGTGCGTAATGTCCTTATCGCTGGCGGTATTGATGCGGCTCAATTAGATAAAATGGATCGCACAAAATGGTTAGAACAAACCATTTCAGATGAAGAAAAACAAAACCAATTAGAGCAGCTTGCTGAGCAATATGAAGAATTACGTAAAGAGTTTGAACACAAACTTGAAGTAAAACGTAAGAAAATCATTAAAGGCGATGACCTAGCACCAGGCGTGTTAAAAGTGGTTAAAGTTTACCTAGCGGTGAAACGTCACATCCAACCGGGTGATAAAATGGCGGGTCGTCACGGTAACAAAGGTGTTATCTCAAAAATCAACCCTGTGGAAGATATGCCATACGATGAAAACGGTCAACCGGTTGAAATCGTATTGAACCCACTGGGTGTACCATCTCGTATGAACATCGGTCAGATCTTAGAGACCCACTTAGGCTTAGCAGCGAAAGGTATTGGTGATCAAATCAATGCGATGATCAAACAAAAACAAGATGTTGAGAAACTTCGTGGCTATATGCAAAAAGCATACGATTTAGGTCATGGCGCACAAAAAGTGGATTTAAGCACCTTTAGTGATGACGAAATCATGCGTTTAGCAGAAAACCTACGTAAAGGTTTACCGGTAGCTACACCAGTGTTTGATGGTGCTGATGAGCAAGAAATCAAAGAAATGTTGAAACTTGGTGGCTTACCAACTTCAGGTCAGATCACATTATACGATGGCCGTACAGGTGAGAAATTCGAGCGTCCAGTAACTGTAGGTTATATGTACATGCTCAAATTGAACCACTTAGTTGATGACAAAATGCATGCTCGTTCAACTGATTCTTATAGTCTTGTTACTCAACAACCACTTGGTGGTAAAGCACAATTCGGTGGTCAACGTTTCGGTGAGATGGAGGTATGGGCACTTGAAGCATACGGTGCGGCTTATACCTTACAAGAAATGTTAACTGTGAAATCCGATGACGTGAACGGCCGTACGAAGATGTATAAAAACATCGTCGGTGGCAACCAACAAATGGATCCGGGTACACCGGAATCTTTCAACGTAATTATGAAAGAAATCCGTTCACTTGGTTTGAATATCGAGCTAGACGAAGAGTAATCGACAAACCGGTCTTCCCCTGTACACAGGGGAAGCAAAAGGAAGAAATCGCCGAAGTGCGGTTAAAAAACAAAATATTTTTGACCGCACTTTGAAACCCTTAACTCCGACAGGAGACTATTTGTGAAAGACTTAGTTAAGTTTTTAAAAGCACAATCAAAAACCAGTGAAGATTTTGATGTGATTAAAATTGGGTTAGCTTCTCCAGACATGATCCGTTCTTGGTCATTTGGTGAAGTTAAAAAACCTGAAACAATCAACTATCGTACGTTCAAACCTGAGCGTGACGGTCTTTTCTGTGCACGTATTTTCGGGCCAGTAAAAGATTACGAATGTTTATGCGGTAAATATAAACGCTTAAAACACCGTGGTGTGATTTGTGAAAAATGTGGTGTTGAAGTAACACAAACTAAAGTGCGTCGTGAACGTATGGGCCACATTGAATTGGCTTGTCCAGTTGCACATATTTGGTTCTTAAAATCACTTCCGTCCCGTATCGGTTTATTACTTGATATGCCGTTACGTGATATTGAACGTGTGCTTTATTTTGAAATGTACATCGTGACTGAACCGGGTATGACCGATTTGGAACGTGGACAGTTATTAACTGAAGAACAATTCCTTGATGCAGAAGACCGCTGGCAAGATGAATTCGAAGCGAAAATGGGTGCTGAAGCAATTCAAGATTTACTTAAAGGTATTGATCTTGAAGTGGAATGTGAAAAATTACGTGAAGAGTTACAAGAAACTAACTCTGAAACAAAACGTAAGAAAATCACTAAACGCTTAAAATTATTAGAAGCTTTCCAACAATCTGGTAACAAACCAGAGTGGATGGTGATGACTGTATTACCTGTACTTCCACCAGATTTACGTCCGTTAGTACCATTAGATGGTGGTCGTTTTGCAACTTCTGACTTGAACGATTTATATCGTCGTGTAATCAACCGTAACAACCGTTTAAAACGTTTATTGGATTTAATCGCGCCAGATATTATCGTGCGTAACGAAAAACGTATGTTACAAGAATCTGTTGATGCGTTATTAGATAATGGTCGTCGTGGTCGTGCGATTACGGGTTCTAACCGTCGTCCATTGAAATCACTTGCGGATATGATCAAGGGTAAACAAGGTCGTTTCCGTCAAAACTTATTAGGTAAACGTGTTGACTATTCAGGCCGTTCTGTAATCACTGTAGGTCCATACTTGCACTTACACCAATGTGGTTTACCGAAGAAAATGGCATTGGAATTATTCCGTCCGTTTATCTACGCAAAATTAGAAAGCCGTGGTTATGCAACTACAATCAAAGCAGCTAAGAAAATGGTTGAGCGTGAAGACGCGATTGTTTGGGATATCTTGGCAGAAGTTATTCGTGAGCACCCAATTCTATTGAACCGTGCACCGACACTTCACCGTTTAGGTATCCAAGCGTTTGAACCACTTCTAATCGAAGGTAAAGCAATCCAGTTACACCCACTTGTTTGTGCGGCGTTCAACGCGGACTTCGATGGTGACCAAATGGCGGTTCACGTACCATTAACACTTGAAGCGCAGTTAGAAGCGCGTGCGTTAATGATGTCAACCAACAACGTACTTTCACCAGCAAACGGTGATCCTATTATCGTTCCATCACAAGACGTGGTGTTGGGTCTTTACTATATGACCCGTGAAAAAGTGAACGGTAAAGGTGAAGGCATGTTATTGCAAGATCCGCGCGAAGCTGAAAAAGCCTATCGCACAGGTGAAGCAGAGTTACATTCTCGCGTTAAAGTACGTATTACTGAATATGTGAAAAATGAAGCTGGCGAATTCGAAGAGAAAAACACATTAACCGATACCACTATCGGTCGTGCAATCTTATGGATGATCGCGCCAAAAGGTATGCCTTATTCATTGTTTAACCAAACATTAGGTAAAAAAGCAATTTCTAAACTTATCAACGAAGCTTATCGTCGTTTAGGTTTGAAAGAAGCGGTAATGTTTGCTGACCATATTATGTATACCGGTTTTGCTTATGCGGCTCGTTCAGGTTCTTCTGTGGGTATCGACGATATGGTTATCCCAGAGAAAAAATATGAAATTATTTCTGCAGCGGAAGCTGAAGTGGCAGAAATTCAAGAACAGTTCCAATCTGGTCTTGTAACAGCTGGTGAGCGTTATAACAAAGTCATCGATATTTGGGCTGCAGCAAATGAGCGTGTAGCGAAAGCAATGATGGAAAACTTATCTCAGGAAGAAGTTATCAACCGTGAAGGTAATCCTGAGAAACAAGCTTCTTTCAACAGTATCTTTATGATGGCTGACTCTGGTGCTCGTGGTTCTGCAGCTCAGATTCGTCAGTTAGCAGGTATGCGTGGTTTGATGGCACGTCCAGATGGTTCGATCATCGAAACTCCAATTACAGCTAACTTCCGTGAAGGTTTAAACGTACTTCAATACTTTATTTCAACCCACGGTGCGCGTAAAGGTTTGGCGGATACCGCATTAAAAACAGCAAACTCTGGTTACTTAACTCGTCGTTTAGTTGACGTAGCACAAGACTTAGTGATCGTTGAAGATGACTGTGGTACGCACGAAGGCTTAGTCATGACCCCATTAATCGAAGGTGGTGATGAGAAAGTTCCACTTCGCGAATTAGTGTTAGGTCGTGTTGTGGCTGAAGATGTGTATAAACCAGGTACAGAAGAAGTATTAATTGCACGTAACACTTTATTAGATGAAAAACTTTGTGATGTGTTAGATGCAAACTCAGTGGACAGCGTAAAAGTACGTTCTGTTGTAACTTGTGATACTGACTTCGGCGTATGTGCGAAATGTTACGGTCGTGACTTAGCACGTGGTCACCTCATCAACCAAGGTGAAGCAGTTGGTGTTATCGCTGCTCAATCTATCGGTGAGCCAGGTACACAGTTAACCATGCGTACGTTCCACATCGGTGGTGCAGCTTCTGCAGCAGCGAAAGAATCTAGCGTACAAATCAAAAACAACGGTACTTTACACCTTGCTAACGCGAAATTCGTTGTTAATGATGAAGGTAAATTAGTTTTAACTTCTCGTAATACTGAATTAACGGTGACTGATGAATTTGGTCGTACGAAAGAACACTATAAAGTGCCTTACGGTACTGTATTGAACAAAGCTGACGGTCAAGAAGTGTCTGCTGGTGAAACTGTGGCAAATTGGGATCCACATACTATGCCAGTAGTCTCTGAAGTATCTGGTTTTGTGAAATTCGTTGATATCGTGGATGGTTTAACTGTAACTCGTCAAACGGATGAATTAACCGGTCTTTCTTCTATCGTGGTACAAGACGTGGGTGAACGTGCAACAGCAGGTAAAGATTTACGTCCAACTATTAAATTAGTTGATGCAAAAGGTAACGATATCTTCTTACCTGAAACTGACGTTATTGCACAATACTTCTTACCAGGTAAAGCAATCGTAAGTTTAGATGACGGTGCGGAAGTGAAAGTGGGTGAACCACTTGCACGTATTCCACAAGAATCTGTGGGTACTAAAGATATTACCGGTGGTCTTCCACGCGTTGCTGATTTATTCGAAGCTCGTAAACCGAAAGAGCCTGCAATCTTGGCTGAAATTTCAGGTATCGTGTCCTTCGGTAAAGAAACCAAAGGTAAACGTCGCTTGTTAATCACCCCAACTGAAGGTGAAATCTACGAAGAAATGATTCCAAAATGGCGTCAGCTCAACGTATTTGAAGGTGAGATGGTAGAACGTGGTGACGTGATTTCTGATGGTGCAGAGACTCCACACGATATCTTACGTTTACGTGGTGTTCGTGCTGTAACTGAATACATCGTGAACGAAGTGCAAGAAGTTTACCGCTTACAAGGGGTAAAAATTAACGATAAGCATATCGAAGTTATCGTACGTCAAATGTTACGTAAAGCAGTTATCACCAAAGCTTATGACAGCGAATTCCTTGAAGGGGAACAAGTTGAAGTGGCTCGCGTGAAAATTGTTAACCGTAAACGTGAAGCGGAGGGTAAACCACCAGTTGAGTTCGAACGTGAATTACTTGGTATTACCAAAGCGTCATTGGCGACAGAATCCTTCATTTCTGCAGCATCGTTCCAAGAAACCACTCGCGTGCTTACTGAAGCAGCGGTGGCGGGTAAACGTGATGAATTACGCGGCTTGAAAGAGAACGTAATCGTAGGTCGTTTAATCCCAGCTGGTACTGGTTTTGCGTATCACCAAGGTCGTCACAAGAAACGTATTGTAGACGATGTTGTAATTAAATTGTCTGAAGACGATGAAGCAGCAATTGCTGATGAATTCGTGATGACAGCAGATGATGCAACAACTAACTTAGCAGAAATGCTTAATATGGCAGATGATGCAGAGTAATCGCTAATCGATAAAAGAAAACCCGAGTTTAGGCTCGGGTTTTTTATTATCTTAATACAGAAAGGCGGTCAGTTTTTGATGCGTTTTTCGTTTGGAAAAGTATCGTAAAAATGACCGCACTTTCTTTTCATCAATAAAAAAGCCACCTTATCGGTGGCTTTGAAATATTTTGCTTAAGCTGAGATTACCAACCTTTTACAACACCATCTTTAAAGTGTTTTTTCGCTTCTTGGTAAACTTCTTCAGTTTGGTATGCTTTCACGAAATCTTGGATCGCTTTGCTGTCTTTGTTATCAGTACGCGCAACGATGATGTTTACGTATGGAGAATCTTTATCTTCTACGAATACGCCATTATCTTGTGCATTTAAGCCAACTTGACCCGCATAAGTGTTATTTACAACAGCAAGATCAACATCATCTAATGCACGAGCTGCAACAGAGGTATCTACTTCAGAAATTTTTAAGTTTTTCGGATTTTCAACGATATCTGCGACAGTTGAAAGAAGATCGTTAGAATTTTTAAGTTTGATTAAACCTTGTTTTTCAAGAAGGATTAATGCACGACCACGGTTTGATGGGTCATTTGGCACAACAACTTTCGCGCCATCTTTTAATTCATTTACATTTTTGATGGTTTTAGAATAGCCAGCAAGAGGGTAAACAAAGGTGTTACCAACGATCACTAAATTGTTTAAGTTTTTCGCTTTTACATCTTCATCTAAGTAAGGTTTATGTTGCATTGCGTTAGCATCTAAATCACCTTTAGATACAGCAGTATTTGGTAATGCGTAGTCATTGAATAAAACAAATTCAACATTTAAGTTGTATTTGTCTTTTGCCACTTTTGCAGCGGTTTCGGCTACTTGGTGCTCAGGACCTGCCATTACACCAACTTTGATTGATGTTGCTGCAGGCGCAGTTGACGCTGCATCTGCTTTTTTCTCTTCTTTACAACCTGTTAATACTAATGCTGACGCGATAGCGGTGATAGCAAATAAGTTTTTTAATTTCATGTTTTTTCCTTGTTGTGAATAAAATGATATAGAAAATAATTAACGGTGATCCACTCGTTTTGCGAGTGTGTCGCCTAATTTTTGACTGAGCATCACGATAATCACGATAACAATCGTTGCTGCCCAAGTTACTGATGGCATATTACGATAGACACCATAGTTAATGGCGAGACTTCCTAAGCCGCCACCGCCTTGCGTTCCCGCCATTGCGGTATAGCCAATTAATGTCACGAAAGTGAGCGTAATAGCATTAATGAGCGTAGGTAGGGATTCAGGCAAATAGAATTTACGAATAATTTGCCAATTGGTTGCACCCATGGCTTTTGCTGTTTCAGTCAAACCGGTTGGAATCTCAAAAAGCGCATTACTCGTAAGACGTGCAAAAAATGGCGTTGCGGCTGCACTTAATGAGACAATCGCTGCATTAGAACCAATACTACCGCCAGGAAGTAACCAACTGGTAAGCGGAATTAAAGCGAGTAATAAAATAATATAAGGAATTGAACGTCCGATATTAATAATGACGTTTAAAAACGCATTGAGCTTTTTGTTTTCTAAAATCGCCCCTTTATTGGTTAAAAAGGTTAAAAAACCCAGTGGTAAGCCTAATAAAGCGGCAATTAATGTCGATAATACTGACATATAAATTGTTTCAACGGTCGATACCGTTAATAAACTCGCAAAATTATCGGGGAATTGTTGGCTAAATGTTGCCCATAAATCATTGAACATAGCCTAGCACCTCTACTCGAACGTTATTTTCCATTAAATAAACTTTGGCTTGCGTAATCGCATCTTCATCACCTTCAACCTCCGCAATGGTAAAGCCAAATTTTACCCCACCGGCATAATCAATTTGTGATGTTAAGATACTGAGTTCCACGCCAAATTTTTTCGATGCTTGAGAAAGTAATGGCGCATCGACGGAACGACCAGTAAATTCAAATTTGATGATCGGATACGATTTGGCATGTTTTGGTGTATCAGATAAATTTTCTAAATATTCTTCCGGCAACGTAATGTGGAAAGTCGAACTGATAAATTCTTGGGCCAATTCTGTTTTCGGATTAGAGAAAATTTCGCTAACCGTGCCTTGTTCAATCAGACGACCTTTATCAATCACGGCAACTTGATCGCAGATGCGTTTAACCACTTCCATTTCATGGGTAATAAGAAGAATGGTGATACCTAAAGTGCGGTTGATTTCTTTTAATAATTTTAGAATGGATTGGGTTGTTGCCGGATCTAATGCGCTAGTCGCTTCATCACAAAGTAAGACTTTTGGATCGCTTGCAAGTGCACGAGCAATCGCTACTCGTTGTTTTTGACCACCAGAGAGATTAGCAGGATACACATTATGTTTATCACTTAATCCAACAAGTGCTAAAAGTGCGGTCGTTTTTTCTTGAATTTCTGCTTTCGATTTATTTTCTAATTCAAGTGGCAATGCCACGTTTTCAAAAACGGTTCGAGAGGTCAATAAATTAAAATGTTGGAAAATCATACCGATTTGGCGGCGTGTTTTCACTAATTCAGCGTCAGAAAGTTGAGTTAGATCCACATCATCGATGATCACTGCACCGTGAGTCGGTCTTTCTAATAAGTTTACACAACGGATAAGCGTACTTTTACCTGCACCAGAGGCACCAATGACACCGCAAATCTGTCCCTTAGGCACATGTAATGAAACATTATCAAGTGCGGTCAGTTTTTTATCTGGAAGTGTAAAAATCTTCGTAATGTTATTTAGCTTAATCATATAAGCCCTTGTTCTCAGTTAATATTTGAATTTCATTTGTATTCTAGACGTCTAGAATGCTGTGTCAATATCTTCAGGGATCTTTTTTAAACATATCAGTTATGACTTATTATTGCTTATATTAAGGATAAAAGGGATAATTTTGCCTTAAGAAAAAGATAAATGAGAAAATATATGAAGAAAGCTGTTTTTTTAGATCGTGATGGCACTTTAAATATCGACCATGGTTATGTCCATAAAATTGATGATTTTCAATTTATTGAAGGCAGTATTGATGCATTAAAAGAATTGAAGGAAATGGGATACCTTTTAGTTTTAGTAACCAATCAATCAGGCATCGCACGTGGATATTTTTCAGAAGATCAGTTTTTGCAACTGACAGAATGGATGGATTGGTCATTAGCTGATCGTGGTGTGGATTTAGATGGCATCTACTATTGTCCTCATCATCCAGAAGGGAAGGGCGAATATAAAGAAGACTGTGCATGCAGAAAACCAAAATCAGGCATGTTATTAGAGGCGATTAAAGCGCTGAAAATCGATCCTGCACAATCTATTATGGTTGGCGATAAGATTGAAGATCTTAAAGCAGGCATGGGCGCAAAAGTAAAAACAAATATTTTAGTGCGAACAGGCAAACCTATTACAGAAGAGGGAGAGAACCTTGCTGATTATGTTTTGGATTCCATTGCAGATTTGCCAAGAATAGCAAAACGATTAATTAAGTAACAAAAATGATCTATTTTTTGTTCGAATAGGCGAAAAGATCTTCAACTAAGAAAAAATTTACATTTTTTTACAAAAAGATCTTGCAAAGGTGTCTGAAATGCCTATAATACGCCCCACACAACGACGCGCTGTTGTGACTCTTAAGAAAAACCGGTGCGTCGTTCTTTTTTGCTCTTTAACAATATATCAGACAATCTGTGTGGGCACTTGTTGATTGACTTGTTTTAAAAATATTTTTTAATTTTGAAGTCTTAATAGGTGCTAACTAGAAATTCATAATACTTTTTTAAGTAGTGACATTTTATGTCAGCAGTATTGAGCGATTGAACTTGAATTGAAGAGTTTGATCATGGCTCAGATTGAACGCTGGCGGCAGGCTTAACACATGCAAGTCGAACGGTAACATAAAGAAGCTTGCTTCTTTGATGACGAGTGGCGGACGGGTGAGTAATGCTTGGGAATCTAGCTTATGGAGGGGGATAACTACGGGAAACTGTAGCTAATACCGCGTAGTATCGAGAGATGAAAGTGTGGGACCTTCGGGCCACATGCCATAGGATGAGCCCAAGTGGGATTAGGTAGTTGGTGAGGTAAAGGCTCACCAAGCCGACGATCTCTAGCTGGTCTGAGAGGATGACCAGCCACACTGGGACTGAGACACGGCCCAGACTCCTACGGGAGGCAGCAGTGGGGAATATTGCGCAATGGGGGCAACCCTGACGCAGCCATGCCGCGTGAATGAAGAAGGCCTTCGGGTTGTAAAGTTCTTTCGGTAGCGAGGAAGGCATTTAGTTTAATAAACTAGGTGATTGACGTTAACTACAGAAGAAGCACCGGCTAACTCCGTGCCAGCAGCCGCGGTAATACGGAGGGTGCGAGCGTTAATCGGAATAACTGGGCGTAAAGGGCACGCAGGCGGTGACTTAAGTGAGGTGTGAAAGCCCCGGGCTTAACCTGGGAATTGCATTTCATACTGGGTCGCTAGAGTACTTTAGGGAGGGGTAGAATTCCACGTGTAGCGGTGAAATGCGTAGAGATGTGGAGGAATACCGAAGGCGAAGGCAGCCCCTTGGGAATGTACTGACGCTCATGTGCGAAAGCGTGGGGAGCAAACAGGATTAGATACCCTGGTAGTCCACGCTGTAAACGATGTCGATTTGGGGGTTGAGCTTTGAGCTTGGCGCCCGTAGCTAACGTGATAAATCGACCGCCTGGGGAGTACGGCCGCAAGGTTAAAACTCAAATGAATTGACGGGGGCCCGCACAAGCGGTGGAGCATGTGGTTTAATTCGATGCAACGCGAAGAACCTTACCTACTCTTGACATCCAGAGAACTTTCCAGAGATGGATTGGTGCCTTCGGGAACTCTGAGACAGGTGCTGCATGGCTGTCGTCAGCTCGTGTTGTGAAATGTTGGGTTAAGTCCCGCAACGAGCGCAACCCTTATCCTTTGTTGCCAGCGATTCGGTCGGGAACTCAAAGGAGACTGCCGGTGATAAACCGGAGGAAGGTGGGGATGACGTCAAGTCATCATGGCCCTTACGAGTAGGGCTACACACGTGCTACAATGGCGTATACAGAGGGAAGCGAGAGTGCGAGCTGGAGCGAATCTCACAAAGTACGTCTAAGTCCGGATTGGAGTCTGCAACTCGACTCCATGAAGTCGGAATCGCTAGTAATCGCAAATCAGAATGTTGCGGTGAATACGTTCCCGGGCCTTGTACACACCGCCCGTCACACCATGGGAGTGGGTTGTACCAGAAGTAGATAGCTTAACCTTCGGGGGGGCGTTTACCACGGTATGATTCATGACTGGGGTGAAGTCGTAACAAGGTAACCGTAGGGGAACCTGCGGTTGGATCACCTCCTTACCAAAAACGAGAGACAATAAGTGTCCACACAGATTGATTGATATATTGTAGAAAATGAATGAAGAGAGAAAAGTGCGTAAGCAAAATGTAAGATAGAGTATCTTTATTTGTTGTCCCCATCGTCTAGAGGCCTAGGACATCGCCCTTTCACGGCGGTAACCGGGGTTCGAATCCCCGTGGGGACGCCAAATAAAGATAACTTTATTATCTTCTGTTCTTTAACAACCAGGAAACAAGCTGAAAAACTGAAGAGACTTTCAAGTCCTTTTAAAGGATAAGAAAAAGTCTGAGTAAGAAAAAAATCTTGATTGAACAAAAGCAATCAAGTGTTTAGTTGAAAACACAACATCAAGAATTTTTGAGGTTGTATAGTTAAGTGACTAAGCGTACAAGGTGGATGCCTTGGCAATCAGAGGCGACGAAGGACGTGCTAATCTGCGAAAAGCTTGGATGAGTCGATAAGAGGCGTTTAATCCAAGATGTCCGAATGGGGAAACCCAGTAGATGAAGAATCTACTATCACTTACTGAATCCATAGGTAAGTGAGGCAAACCGGGAGAACTGAAACATCTAAGTACCCCGAGGAAAAGAAATCAACCGAGATTTCGTTAGTAGCGGCGAGCGAACGCGAAGGAGCCTGTTAGTGATAATGACAGAGACAGAGGAACAAGCTGGGAAGCTTGGCGATACAGGGTGATAGCCCCGTACTCGAAGTCCAGGTCATGGTACTAAGCTAACGACAAGTAGGGCGGGACACGTGATATCCTGTTTGAAGATGGGGGGACCATCCTCCAAGGCTAAATACTCCTGATTGACCGATAGTGAACCAGTACTGTGAAGGAAAGGCGAAAAGAACCCCGGTGAGGGGAGTGAAATAGAACCTGAAACCTTGTACGTACAAGCAGTGGGAGCCCTTTAAGGGTGACTGCGTACCTTTTGTATAATGGGTCAGCGACTTATATTTTGTAGCGAGGTTAACCGAATAGGGGAGCCGAAGGGAAACCGAGTCTTAACTGGGCGAATAGTTGCAAGGTATAGACCCGAAACCCGGTGATCTAGCCATGGGCAGGTTGAAGGTTGGGTAACACTAACTGGAGGACCGAACCGACTAATGTTGAAAAATTAGCGGATGACTTGTGGCTGGGGGTGAAAGGCCAATCAAACCGGGAGATAGCTGGTTCTCCCCGAAATCTATTTAGGTAGAGCCTTGAGCGGACACCTTCGGGGGTAGAGCACTGTTTCGGCTAGGGGTCCATCCCGGATTACCAACCCGATGCAAACTACGAATACCGAAGAGTGATACTCAGGAGACACACGGCGGGTGCTAACGTCCGTCGTGGAGAGGGAAACAACCCAGACCGCCAGCTAAGGTCCCAAAGTCTATATTAAGTGGGAAACGAAGTGGGAAGGCTTAGACAGCTAGGATGTTGGCTTAGAAGCAGCCATCATTTAAAGAAAGCGTAATAGCTCACTAGTCGAGTCGGCCTGCGCGGAAGATGTAACGGGGCTCAAATATAGCACCGAAGCTGCGGCATCAGTAGCAATACTGTTGGGTAGGGGAGCGTTCTGTAAGCGGATGAAGGTGAATCGAGAGGTTTGCTGGACGTATCAGAAGTGCGAATGCTGACATAAGTAACGATAAAACGGGTGAAAAACCCGTTCGCCGGAAGACCAAGGGTTCCTGTCCAACGTTAATCGGGGCAGGGTGAGTCGGCCCCTAAGGCGAGGCTGAAAAGCGTAGTCGATGGGAAACGGGTTAATATTCCCGTACTTGGATAAACTGCGATGTGGGGACGGAGTAGGTTAGGTTATCGCACTGTTGGATATGTGCGTTTAAGTTGGTAGGTGTGAAGTTTAGGCAAATCCGGACTTCTTTAACACCGAGAGATGATGACGAGGCTCTACGGAGCTGAAGTAACCGATACCACACTTCCAGGAAAAGCCACTAAGCTTCAGGTTTATCTAAACCGTACTGAAAACCGACACAGGTGGTCAGGTAGAGAATACTCAGGCGCTTGAGAGAACTCGGGTGAAGGAACTAGGCAAAATAGCACCGTAACTTCGGGAGAAGGTGCGCCGGCGTAGATTGTAGTCCCTAGCGGGCGAAGGTTGAACCGGTCGAAGAT
The sequence above is a segment of the Haemophilus parainfluenzae genome. Coding sequences within it:
- a CDS encoding methionine ABC transporter permease, giving the protein MFNDLWATFSQQFPDNFASLLTVSTVETIYMSVLSTLIAALLGLPLGFLTFLTNKGAILENKKLNAFLNVIINIGRSIPYIILLLALIPLTSWLLPGGSIGSNAAIVSLSAAATPFFARLTSNALFEIPTGLTETAKAMGATNWQIIRKFYLPESLPTLINAITLTFVTLIGYTAMAGTQGGGGLGSLAINYGVYRNMPSVTWAATIVIVIIVMLSQKLGDTLAKRVDHR
- a CDS encoding MetQ/NlpA family lipoprotein, yielding MKLKNLFAITAIASALVLTGCKEEKKADAASTAPAATSIKVGVMAGPEHQVAETAAKVAKDKYNLNVEFVLFNDYALPNTAVSKGDLDANAMQHKPYLDEDVKAKNLNNLVIVGNTFVYPLAGYSKTIKNVNELKDGAKVVVPNDPSNRGRALILLEKQGLIKLKNSNDLLSTVADIVENPKNLKISEVDTSVAARALDDVDLAVVNNTYAGQVGLNAQDNGVFVEDKDSPYVNIIVARTDNKDSKAIQDFVKAYQTEEVYQEAKKHFKDGVVKGW
- the metN gene encoding methionine ABC transporter ATP-binding protein MetN — its product is MIKLNNITKIFTLPDKKLTALDNVSLHVPKGQICGVIGASGAGKSTLIRCVNLLERPTHGAVIIDDVDLTQLSDAELVKTRRQIGMIFQHFNLLTSRTVFENVALPLELENKSKAEIQEKTTALLALVGLSDKHNVYPANLSGGQKQRVAIARALASDPKVLLCDEATSALDPATTQSILKLLKEINRTLGITILLITHEMEVVKRICDQVAVIDKGRLIEQGTVSEIFSNPKTELAQEFISSTFHITLPEEYLENLSDTPKHAKSYPIIKFEFTGRSVDAPLLSQASKKFGVELSILTSQIDYAGGVKFGFTIAEVEGDEDAITQAKVYLMENNVRVEVLGYVQ
- the rpoC gene encoding DNA-directed RNA polymerase subunit beta' translates to MKDLVKFLKAQSKTSEDFDVIKIGLASPDMIRSWSFGEVKKPETINYRTFKPERDGLFCARIFGPVKDYECLCGKYKRLKHRGVICEKCGVEVTQTKVRRERMGHIELACPVAHIWFLKSLPSRIGLLLDMPLRDIERVLYFEMYIVTEPGMTDLERGQLLTEEQFLDAEDRWQDEFEAKMGAEAIQDLLKGIDLEVECEKLREELQETNSETKRKKITKRLKLLEAFQQSGNKPEWMVMTVLPVLPPDLRPLVPLDGGRFATSDLNDLYRRVINRNNRLKRLLDLIAPDIIVRNEKRMLQESVDALLDNGRRGRAITGSNRRPLKSLADMIKGKQGRFRQNLLGKRVDYSGRSVITVGPYLHLHQCGLPKKMALELFRPFIYAKLESRGYATTIKAAKKMVEREDAIVWDILAEVIREHPILLNRAPTLHRLGIQAFEPLLIEGKAIQLHPLVCAAFNADFDGDQMAVHVPLTLEAQLEARALMMSTNNVLSPANGDPIIVPSQDVVLGLYYMTREKVNGKGEGMLLQDPREAEKAYRTGEAELHSRVKVRITEYVKNEAGEFEEKNTLTDTTIGRAILWMIAPKGMPYSLFNQTLGKKAISKLINEAYRRLGLKEAVMFADHIMYTGFAYAARSGSSVGIDDMVIPEKKYEIISAAEAEVAEIQEQFQSGLVTAGERYNKVIDIWAAANERVAKAMMENLSQEEVINREGNPEKQASFNSIFMMADSGARGSAAQIRQLAGMRGLMARPDGSIIETPITANFREGLNVLQYFISTHGARKGLADTALKTANSGYLTRRLVDVAQDLVIVEDDCGTHEGLVMTPLIEGGDEKVPLRELVLGRVVAEDVYKPGTEEVLIARNTLLDEKLCDVLDANSVDSVKVRSVVTCDTDFGVCAKCYGRDLARGHLINQGEAVGVIAAQSIGEPGTQLTMRTFHIGGAASAAAKESSVQIKNNGTLHLANAKFVVNDEGKLVLTSRNTELTVTDEFGRTKEHYKVPYGTVLNKADGQEVSAGETVANWDPHTMPVVSEVSGFVKFVDIVDGLTVTRQTDELTGLSSIVVQDVGERATAGKDLRPTIKLVDAKGNDIFLPETDVIAQYFLPGKAIVSLDDGAEVKVGEPLARIPQESVGTKDITGGLPRVADLFEARKPKEPAILAEISGIVSFGKETKGKRRLLITPTEGEIYEEMIPKWRQLNVFEGEMVERGDVISDGAETPHDILRLRGVRAVTEYIVNEVQEVYRLQGVKINDKHIEVIVRQMLRKAVITKAYDSEFLEGEQVEVARVKIVNRKREAEGKPPVEFERELLGITKASLATESFISAASFQETTRVLTEAAVAGKRDELRGLKENVIVGRLIPAGTGFAYHQGRHKKRIVDDVVIKLSEDDEAAIADEFVMTADDATTNLAEMLNMADDAE